One segment of Mycobacteriales bacterium DNA contains the following:
- the purF gene encoding amidophosphoribosyltransferase: protein MGYADIPDEAPPKDACGVFGVWAPGEEVAKLTYYGLYALQHRGQEAAGMAVSDGRAVVVYKDLGLVAQVFDEPTLGAMSGHLAIGHNRYSTTGSCTWENAQPSYRPSPQGGGIALGHNGNLTNTAQLALMAGIDRDAPSAEPRATSDSDLITEMLAGYQDLSLEAAAMEVLPKLVGAFSLVFMDEQTLYATRDPHGVRPLVLGRLERGWVVASETAALDIVGASFVREIEPGELIAIDEHGLRSQRYAEATPKGCLFEYVYLARPDTSIAGRSVQETRVEVGRRLAKEHPADADLVIPVPESGTPAAVGYAEASGIPYGIGLVKNAYVGRTFIQPSDTIRQLGIRLKLNPLRNAIAGKRLVVVDDSIVRGNTQRALVRMLREAGAAEVHVRISSPPVQWPCFYGIDFATRAELIANGLTVEQICGSIGADSLGYISLDELISATTIPGERLCRACFDGQYPIDLPAPELLGKHMLEGISRVVEADAHVAGEQLLPGVGAADALTRP, encoded by the coding sequence GTGGGATACGCCGACATCCCGGATGAGGCCCCTCCCAAGGATGCGTGTGGCGTCTTCGGCGTCTGGGCACCTGGCGAAGAGGTAGCCAAGCTCACCTACTACGGGCTCTACGCCTTGCAGCACCGCGGCCAGGAGGCCGCCGGCATGGCGGTGTCCGACGGCCGCGCGGTCGTGGTCTACAAAGACCTCGGTCTGGTCGCGCAGGTCTTCGACGAGCCGACGCTCGGCGCGATGTCGGGCCATCTCGCGATCGGCCACAACCGGTACTCGACTACGGGTTCGTGCACCTGGGAGAACGCGCAGCCGTCGTACCGGCCCTCACCGCAGGGCGGCGGGATCGCGCTCGGTCACAACGGGAACCTGACCAACACCGCACAGCTCGCGCTGATGGCAGGAATCGACCGGGACGCGCCGAGTGCCGAGCCGCGCGCCACCAGTGACTCGGACCTGATCACCGAGATGCTCGCCGGCTACCAGGACCTCTCGCTGGAGGCCGCGGCGATGGAGGTGCTGCCGAAGCTGGTCGGCGCGTTCTCGCTGGTGTTCATGGACGAGCAGACCCTGTACGCCACGCGCGACCCGCACGGGGTGCGCCCGCTCGTGCTCGGCCGGCTCGAGCGCGGGTGGGTCGTCGCCAGCGAGACCGCCGCGCTCGACATCGTCGGTGCGTCGTTCGTCCGCGAGATCGAGCCGGGCGAGCTGATCGCGATCGACGAGCACGGCCTGCGCTCGCAGCGGTACGCCGAGGCGACCCCGAAGGGGTGCCTGTTCGAGTACGTCTACCTGGCGCGCCCCGACACCTCGATCGCCGGGCGGTCGGTGCAGGAGACGCGCGTCGAGGTCGGCCGCCGCCTCGCCAAGGAGCACCCCGCGGATGCCGACCTGGTGATCCCGGTGCCGGAGAGCGGTACGCCGGCCGCCGTCGGCTACGCCGAGGCGAGCGGGATCCCGTACGGCATCGGCCTGGTGAAGAACGCCTACGTCGGGCGGACCTTCATCCAGCCGTCGGACACGATCCGCCAGCTCGGCATCCGGCTGAAGCTGAACCCGCTGCGCAACGCGATCGCCGGGAAGCGGCTCGTCGTCGTCGACGACTCGATCGTGCGCGGCAACACGCAGCGGGCACTCGTCCGGATGCTGCGCGAAGCGGGAGCGGCGGAGGTGCACGTCCGCATCTCCTCGCCCCCGGTGCAGTGGCCGTGCTTCTACGGCATCGACTTCGCGACCCGCGCCGAGCTGATCGCCAACGGGCTGACCGTCGAGCAGATCTGCGGCTCGATCGGCGCGGACTCGCTGGGCTACATCTCCCTCGACGAGCTGATCTCGGCGACGACGATCCCGGGTGAGCGGCTGTGCCGCGCCTGCTTCGACGGGCAGTACCCGATCGACCTCCCTGCGCCGGAGCTGCTCGGCAAGCACATGTTGGAAGGCATCTCCCGGGTGGTCGAGGCCGATGCCCACGTCGCGGGCGAGCAGCTGTTGCCGGGTGTTGGTGCGGCGGACGCGCTCACGCGTCCGTGA
- a CDS encoding flavodoxin domain-containing protein, which produces MQVLVVYGSTRGATAGLAHMVADACATHGVATSVRRAVDVRSISGVDAVVVGGAIYGNRWHPEATAFVRRHHTALRELPVWFFSSGPLDDSARSGALAALPQVSSLAREIDIRGHMTFGGMLDRRPTGLLAMSPWRTLGDFRDRDHVAEWVDRIAAELAAGASSESEGAGSRHTGKSKPRPKKPKVVIKPFAPEPPRPAYDEIVIASEPSGEARRMSRLRRYLTLDPARDDDDEGLDLFTELTDSEPLDDPV; this is translated from the coding sequence GTGCAGGTGCTGGTGGTGTACGGCTCGACCCGCGGGGCAACCGCCGGGCTCGCCCACATGGTCGCCGACGCGTGCGCGACCCACGGCGTGGCCACGTCGGTACGCCGAGCCGTCGACGTACGCAGCATCAGCGGTGTGGACGCGGTCGTCGTCGGGGGCGCGATCTACGGCAACCGCTGGCACCCCGAGGCAACCGCGTTCGTCCGCCGCCACCACACCGCGCTGCGCGAACTTCCGGTGTGGTTCTTCTCGAGCGGGCCGCTCGACGACTCCGCGCGTTCGGGGGCGCTCGCGGCCTTGCCGCAGGTGAGCAGCCTCGCGCGTGAGATCGACATCCGCGGCCACATGACGTTCGGCGGCATGCTCGACCGCCGGCCTACCGGACTGCTGGCCATGTCGCCGTGGCGGACCCTGGGCGACTTCCGGGACCGCGACCACGTGGCCGAGTGGGTCGATCGCATCGCAGCCGAGCTAGCGGCGGGCGCGTCGAGTGAGTCGGAAGGCGCCGGGAGCAGGCACACCGGCAAATCGAAGCCGCGGCCGAAGAAGCCGAAGGTGGTGATCAAGCCGTTCGCGCCGGAGCCGCCGCGGCCGGCGTACGACGAGATCGTGATCGCCAGCGAGCCGAGCGGCGAAGCGCGGCGGATGTCCCGGCTGCGCCGGTACCTGACGCTCGACCCGGCCAGGGATGACGACGACGAGGGCCTGGACCTGTTCACCGAGCTGACCGACTCCGAGCCGCTCGACGACCCGGTGTGA
- a CDS encoding SRPBCC domain-containing protein, with amino-acid sequence MTSPDVLTATVRISAPPEAVFPYLVDPALMVEWIGEWADLDPQPGGSFALDFASTAVRGSYVEVDPPHRVVFTWGVPGHDTMPPGSSTVEISLTADGPQTVVELVHRDLPPDEYDSHLDGWTTMLPKLAAASGR; translated from the coding sequence ATGACGTCTCCCGACGTACTGACAGCGACGGTCCGCATCTCGGCTCCTCCAGAAGCGGTCTTCCCCTACCTCGTCGACCCGGCGCTGATGGTCGAGTGGATCGGCGAGTGGGCCGACCTCGATCCGCAGCCGGGCGGGTCGTTTGCGCTCGACTTCGCCAGCACTGCGGTGCGCGGGTCCTACGTCGAGGTGGACCCGCCGCACCGCGTCGTCTTCACCTGGGGCGTCCCCGGCCACGACACGATGCCACCCGGCTCCTCGACGGTGGAGATCTCGCTGACCGCGGACGGGCCGCAGACCGTCGTCGAGCTCGTCCACCGCGACCTGCCGCCCGATGAGTACGACAGCCATCTCGACGGCTGGACCACGATGTTGCCGAAGCTGGCTGCCGCGAGCGGGAGATAG
- a CDS encoding metalloregulator ArsR/SmtB family transcription factor produces MRAEASSAIGPDDQADVVLRALADPHRRQILRLVRTGELAAGEIASHFDASQQAVSHHLQVLARAGLLSERRDGVRRLYALDPHGLDPVRGVLAELWPATLQRLKQVVEAEQRRKSQSPNRGKP; encoded by the coding sequence ATGCGCGCGGAAGCGAGTTCGGCGATCGGTCCCGATGACCAGGCCGACGTCGTTCTTCGCGCACTCGCCGATCCGCACCGCCGCCAGATACTGCGGTTGGTGCGGACCGGCGAGCTGGCGGCGGGTGAGATCGCGTCCCACTTCGACGCGTCGCAGCAGGCGGTCAGCCACCACCTCCAGGTCTTGGCCCGGGCGGGTCTGCTCAGCGAGCGGCGGGACGGCGTACGTCGGCTGTACGCGCTCGACCCGCACGGGTTGGATCCGGTGAGAGGGGTGCTCGCCGAGCTGTGGCCCGCCACACTGCAGCGGCTCAAGCAGGTGGTCGAGGCGGAGCAGCGCCGCAAGTCCCAGTCGCCGAACCGGGGCAAGCCATGA
- a CDS encoding SRPBCC domain-containing protein has translation MNDTTESDYEARIVTAVSADEVYDALTTLEGLSAWWTPATGDATAGGEITFHFSETAKAVMRVDDAQRGIGVRWTTIACMVEDWVGTTQHFQIEALPGGGAEIRFRHEGLTPKLECYADCKNGWDHFIPSLRSYLDTGTGNPTGSPADLARREARANASAVGAA, from the coding sequence GTGAACGACACGACCGAATCCGACTACGAGGCGCGCATCGTCACCGCCGTCTCGGCCGACGAGGTGTACGACGCGCTGACCACCCTGGAGGGGCTCAGCGCCTGGTGGACTCCGGCGACCGGAGATGCCACCGCAGGCGGCGAGATCACGTTCCACTTCAGCGAGACGGCGAAGGCGGTCATGCGCGTCGACGACGCCCAGCGCGGCATCGGAGTGCGGTGGACGACCATCGCCTGCATGGTCGAGGACTGGGTCGGCACGACCCAGCACTTCCAGATTGAGGCGCTGCCCGGCGGGGGCGCTGAGATCAGGTTCCGCCACGAGGGACTGACCCCGAAGCTCGAGTGCTACGCCGACTGCAAGAACGGCTGGGACCACTTCATCCCGAGCTTGCGCAGCTACCTCGACACCGGCACCGGCAACCCCACCGGCTCGCCGGCGGATCTGGCCCGTCGCGAGGCGCGCGCCAACGCGTCTGCGGTCGGTGCGGCCTGA
- a CDS encoding LysE family translocator, with protein sequence MPSGADLLAFAITGFVVIVIPGPSVLFVVGRALSSGRRVALLSMVGNSLGVYVQTAAVAFGIGTLVEDSVAAFTVVKILGGCYLLYLGAKTFHARKSLATAITGSYADQRSDRRAFVEGMTVGVTNPKTIVFLVAVLPQFTSRSGGSVPVQILVLGLIFSAIALVSDSAWITAASRVRGWFARSPRRLELIGGTGGLAIMAVGAGVLATGRKS encoded by the coding sequence GTGCCCTCCGGCGCCGACCTCCTCGCTTTCGCGATCACCGGCTTCGTGGTCATCGTGATCCCCGGCCCGAGCGTGCTGTTCGTCGTCGGCCGGGCGCTGTCGAGCGGTCGTCGGGTCGCGTTGTTGTCGATGGTCGGCAACTCCCTCGGGGTCTACGTGCAGACTGCGGCGGTCGCGTTCGGCATCGGGACCCTGGTCGAGGACTCGGTCGCCGCCTTCACCGTCGTCAAGATCCTGGGCGGCTGCTACCTGCTCTATCTCGGCGCCAAGACGTTCCACGCCCGCAAGTCGCTGGCCACCGCGATCACCGGCTCGTACGCCGACCAGCGTTCCGACCGCAGAGCCTTCGTCGAGGGGATGACCGTCGGCGTCACGAACCCGAAGACGATCGTGTTCCTCGTCGCCGTCCTGCCCCAGTTCACCAGCCGCAGCGGCGGGAGCGTGCCGGTCCAGATCCTCGTTCTGGGCCTGATCTTCTCCGCCATCGCGCTGGTGTCGGACTCAGCGTGGATCACGGCGGCCAGCCGGGTGCGCGGCTGGTTCGCCCGCTCGCCGCGCCGGCTCGAGCTGATCGGCGGCACCGGAGGCCTGGCGATCATGGCGGTGGGTGCCGGCGTGCTCGCGACCGGCCGGAAGAGCTAG
- a CDS encoding sterol carrier family protein yields MLRTAYEAQQHNVVDWLTALPASDWERPSRLAGWTVRELGFHVTDMTAVVVRALDAGAVRDKPLTIAAYTSAWPAAGPEIAQRDRDAAAGKTPAEVLANAADARADLLTALDGVAGDPVVAGRRGPLRLSDLMVTRVNELVVHSLDLSASVPDVGPVALDRSATAVAVRMLTAILAERVPGRSVEVRVPPYVAVQCIAGPRHTRGTPPNVVELDPITWIELATGRDTWSAALGAGRVRASGERADLSGSLPVLA; encoded by the coding sequence ATGCTTCGTACGGCGTACGAAGCACAGCAGCACAACGTTGTCGACTGGCTCACCGCCCTGCCCGCTTCGGACTGGGAGCGCCCGTCGCGGCTTGCCGGTTGGACCGTCCGCGAGCTCGGTTTTCACGTCACCGACATGACGGCTGTCGTCGTCCGTGCACTCGACGCAGGGGCGGTGCGTGACAAGCCGTTGACGATTGCTGCCTACACGTCGGCGTGGCCGGCCGCCGGGCCCGAGATCGCGCAACGTGACCGCGACGCAGCGGCTGGCAAGACGCCGGCCGAGGTGCTGGCGAACGCAGCCGACGCGCGAGCCGACCTACTCACCGCCCTCGACGGCGTCGCAGGTGACCCGGTGGTCGCCGGCAGGCGCGGGCCGTTACGGCTGTCCGATCTCATGGTGACCCGCGTCAACGAGCTCGTCGTGCACTCACTCGACCTGTCCGCCTCGGTACCTGACGTCGGGCCCGTGGCGCTCGACCGCTCCGCGACGGCGGTTGCGGTCCGGATGCTCACGGCGATCCTCGCGGAGCGAGTCCCGGGGCGCAGCGTGGAGGTCAGGGTCCCGCCGTACGTCGCGGTTCAGTGCATCGCCGGGCCGCGGCACACTCGCGGTACGCCGCCCAACGTGGTCGAGCTCGACCCGATCACGTGGATCGAGCTGGCGACCGGGCGCGACACGTGGAGTGCGGCGCTCGGCGCCGGGCGGGTGAGGGCCAGTGGTGAGCGAGCCGACCTCTCCGGGTCGCTGCCGGTCCTGGCCTAG
- the purL gene encoding phosphoribosylformylglycinamidine synthase subunit PurL has translation MTTQTDTVDHAAATPDQPQPYAELGLKDDEYARVREILGRRPTDAELAMYSVMWSEHCSYKSSKVHLRQFAENPPRSDAMLVGMGENAGVVDVGDGLAVTFKVESHNHPSYVEPYQGAATGVGGIVRDILTMGARPVAVMDSLRFGDADAPDTKRLVSGVVAGVGGYGNCLGLPNIGGEVGFDPTYAGNPLVNALCVGVLPHSRLQLARAEGPGNLVVLIGALTGRDGIGGASVLASATFETEGETKRPSVQVGDPFAEKILIECCLELFDRGLVTGIQDLGAAGLSCAFAETAAHGDGGMKVDLDKVPLREPSMVPVEILMSESQERMLAIVAPENVAEALELCHKWGALATEVGEVTDGDRLVISWHGETIVDVEPGSLADDGPVYHRPFARPDVEQDALIADTSGNLARPSTGDELRATLLQLVGSPQLCSRRWVTEQYDRYVIGGTVLAMPHDGGVIRLGDETSRGIALSLDGNGRFARLDPYAGAQLNLAEAYRNVACTGARPLAVTDCLNFGSPEDPAVMWQFAEATRGLAEGCRELGTPVTGGNVSFYNQTGSTAINPTPVIGVLGVIDDVSKRVPSGFAAAGHQLVLLGATEDELDGSAWAWVAHRHLGGRPPAVRLAAEVALAGLLGEAAGNRLLASAHDLSDGGLAQALVESCLIGGVGATVTLEGDPFVALFSESTARALVSTTDADAVLALAARHGVAARLVGETGGESVAIAGQFSVGLPELRGVFEATLPALFG, from the coding sequence ATGACGACTCAGACCGACACCGTCGACCACGCCGCCGCCACTCCCGACCAGCCTCAGCCGTACGCCGAGCTCGGGTTGAAGGACGACGAGTACGCCCGCGTCCGCGAGATCCTCGGCCGTCGGCCGACCGATGCCGAGCTGGCGATGTACTCCGTCATGTGGAGCGAGCACTGCTCCTACAAGTCGAGCAAGGTGCACCTGCGCCAGTTCGCCGAGAACCCGCCACGCAGCGACGCGATGCTCGTCGGGATGGGTGAGAACGCCGGTGTGGTCGACGTCGGCGACGGGCTCGCGGTCACCTTCAAGGTCGAAAGCCACAACCACCCGTCGTACGTCGAGCCCTACCAGGGCGCGGCGACCGGAGTCGGTGGCATCGTGCGCGACATCCTCACGATGGGTGCCCGCCCGGTCGCGGTGATGGACTCGCTGCGATTCGGTGACGCGGACGCGCCCGACACCAAGCGACTCGTGTCGGGCGTCGTCGCCGGCGTCGGCGGGTACGGCAACTGCCTCGGCCTGCCGAACATCGGCGGCGAGGTCGGCTTCGATCCGACGTACGCCGGCAACCCGCTGGTCAACGCGCTGTGTGTGGGCGTGCTGCCGCACAGCCGGCTGCAGTTGGCGCGCGCCGAAGGGCCCGGCAACCTCGTCGTACTGATCGGTGCCCTCACCGGCCGCGACGGCATCGGCGGGGCGTCGGTGTTGGCGAGTGCGACCTTCGAGACCGAAGGCGAGACCAAGCGGCCGAGCGTGCAGGTCGGTGACCCGTTCGCCGAGAAGATCCTGATCGAGTGCTGCCTCGAGCTCTTCGACCGGGGGCTGGTGACCGGCATCCAGGACCTCGGCGCGGCGGGACTGTCGTGTGCGTTCGCCGAGACCGCCGCCCACGGCGACGGCGGCATGAAGGTCGACCTGGACAAGGTCCCGCTTCGTGAGCCGTCGATGGTGCCGGTCGAGATCCTGATGAGCGAGTCGCAGGAGCGGATGCTCGCGATCGTGGCGCCAGAAAACGTCGCCGAGGCACTCGAGCTCTGCCACAAATGGGGCGCGTTGGCTACCGAGGTGGGCGAGGTCACCGACGGCGACCGCCTGGTGATCTCGTGGCACGGCGAGACCATCGTCGACGTCGAGCCCGGTTCGCTCGCCGATGACGGTCCGGTCTATCACCGCCCGTTCGCGCGCCCCGATGTCGAGCAGGATGCGCTGATCGCCGACACCTCCGGCAATCTGGCGCGCCCATCGACCGGTGACGAGCTTCGCGCAACCTTGCTGCAGCTCGTCGGCTCCCCGCAGCTGTGCAGTCGCCGTTGGGTCACCGAGCAGTACGACCGGTACGTGATCGGCGGCACCGTCCTTGCGATGCCACACGACGGCGGCGTGATCCGGCTGGGCGACGAGACGTCCCGCGGCATCGCGCTCTCGCTCGACGGCAACGGCCGCTTCGCCCGCCTCGACCCGTACGCCGGCGCACAGCTCAACCTCGCCGAGGCCTACCGCAACGTCGCCTGCACGGGCGCTCGTCCGCTCGCGGTCACGGACTGCCTGAACTTCGGCTCACCCGAAGACCCCGCGGTCATGTGGCAGTTCGCCGAGGCGACGCGCGGGCTTGCTGAAGGGTGCCGTGAGCTCGGTACGCCGGTGACCGGCGGCAACGTCTCCTTCTACAACCAGACCGGGTCGACCGCGATCAACCCGACACCCGTCATCGGCGTACTCGGGGTGATCGACGACGTCAGCAAGCGAGTGCCGAGCGGGTTCGCCGCCGCGGGCCACCAGCTCGTGCTGCTCGGCGCGACCGAGGACGAGCTCGACGGATCGGCGTGGGCGTGGGTGGCCCACCGCCATCTCGGTGGCCGTCCGCCGGCGGTGAGACTGGCCGCGGAGGTGGCCCTCGCCGGACTGCTCGGCGAGGCTGCCGGCAACCGCCTGCTGGCCTCGGCACACGACCTTTCCGACGGCGGTCTCGCGCAGGCGCTCGTCGAGTCGTGCCTGATCGGCGGGGTAGGAGCGACGGTCACCCTCGAGGGCGACCCGTTCGTCGCCCTGTTCAGCGAGAGCACCGCCCGGGCGCTCGTCTCCACCACGGACGCCGACGCCGTGCTGGCCCTCGCGGCGAGGCACGGCGTTGCGGCGCGGCTGGTCGGCGAGACCGGCGGCGAGTCCGTCGCCATCGCCGGACAGTTCTCGGTCGGCTTGCCCGAGCTGCGCGGCGTATTCGAGGCGACACTGCCCGCGCTGTTCGGGTAG
- the purQ gene encoding phosphoribosylformylglycinamidine synthase subunit PurQ codes for MPATTRVGVVTFPGSLDDRDAARAVKAAGAQAVSLWHGDATIHGVDAVVLPGGFSYGDYLRAGAIARFSPVVAEIVAAAGKGLPVLGICNGFQVLCEAGLLPGALIRNAGLHFVCRDQRLRVESSSTRWTGQYAEGAEIVIPVKHGEGRYVADAATVAELERDGLVAFRYLDGNPNGALNDIAGIRNAAGNVVGLMPHPEHAIDVLTGPSTDGLAMFVSVIKDLVAA; via the coding sequence GTGCCAGCCACCACTCGCGTCGGTGTGGTGACTTTCCCCGGCTCCCTCGACGACCGGGACGCCGCTCGGGCGGTCAAGGCCGCGGGCGCGCAGGCGGTGAGCCTCTGGCACGGTGACGCGACCATCCATGGGGTCGACGCCGTGGTCTTGCCCGGCGGCTTCTCCTACGGGGACTACCTGCGCGCCGGTGCCATCGCCCGTTTCTCGCCCGTCGTCGCCGAGATCGTCGCGGCGGCCGGCAAAGGCCTGCCGGTGCTGGGGATCTGCAACGGCTTCCAGGTGCTGTGCGAGGCGGGCCTGCTGCCCGGTGCGCTGATCCGCAACGCCGGGCTGCACTTCGTGTGTCGCGACCAGCGCCTGCGGGTCGAGTCGAGCTCGACACGTTGGACCGGTCAGTACGCCGAGGGTGCCGAGATCGTGATCCCGGTCAAGCACGGTGAGGGCCGGTACGTCGCAGACGCCGCGACCGTCGCGGAGCTCGAGCGGGACGGCCTGGTCGCCTTTCGCTACCTCGACGGCAACCCCAACGGCGCCCTCAACGACATCGCCGGGATCCGCAACGCAGCCGGCAACGTCGTCGGCCTGATGCCGCACCCGGAGCACGCGATCGACGTACTGACCGGGCCCTCGACCGACGGCCTGGCGATGTTCGTCTCCGTCATCAAGGACCTCGTCGCTGCATGA
- the purS gene encoding phosphoribosylformylglycinamidine synthase subunit PurS, translated as MVRVVVDVMPKPEILDPQGQAIVRALPGLGFTGVTAVRQGKRFEIDIDGADAEAVARQAAEQLLANPAIEDFTVRVEG; from the coding sequence ATGGTGCGGGTGGTCGTCGACGTGATGCCGAAGCCGGAGATCCTCGACCCGCAGGGGCAGGCGATCGTGCGTGCGCTGCCCGGGCTCGGCTTCACCGGGGTGACTGCGGTACGCCAGGGCAAGCGCTTCGAGATCGACATCGACGGGGCCGACGCCGAGGCGGTTGCGCGGCAGGCGGCCGAGCAGCTGCTCGCGAACCCGGCGATCGAGGACTTCACCGTCCGCGTCGAGGGCTGA
- a CDS encoding phosphoribosylaminoimidazolesuccinocarboxamide synthase produces MIDGLADRHIHSGKVRDLYDAGDGLLLMVASDRISAFDYILPTEIPDKGVVLTQLSLWWFEQLADVVANHVVASDVSDYPAEFSSYADALRGRSVLCRRLEMVPVECVARGYLAGSGVADYERSGSVCGVPLPAGLVDGSRLPDAIFTPTTKAPVGEHDAPMTFEEVVAEVGFETAEQLRSLTLAVYERGRDLAERAGILLADTKVELGRDDSGALVLGDEVLTPDSSRFWPAQTWAPGGAQPSYDKQYVRDWLLHESGWDRAAGGVPPALPDDVVERTRAKYVDAYERLTGRPFAS; encoded by the coding sequence GTGATCGACGGGCTGGCCGACCGGCACATCCACTCGGGCAAGGTCCGCGATCTCTACGACGCGGGCGACGGCCTGCTGCTGATGGTTGCCAGCGATCGCATCTCGGCGTTCGACTACATCCTTCCCACCGAGATCCCGGACAAGGGTGTGGTGCTGACGCAGCTGTCGCTGTGGTGGTTCGAACAGCTCGCTGACGTGGTCGCCAACCACGTCGTGGCCAGCGACGTGTCCGACTACCCGGCTGAGTTCTCGTCGTACGCCGATGCGCTGCGTGGCAGGTCGGTGCTGTGCCGCCGGCTGGAGATGGTCCCGGTCGAGTGCGTCGCGCGGGGCTACCTCGCGGGGAGCGGCGTCGCGGACTACGAGCGGAGCGGATCGGTGTGCGGCGTACCGCTGCCGGCCGGTCTGGTCGACGGGTCTCGGCTGCCCGACGCGATCTTCACTCCGACCACGAAGGCTCCGGTCGGCGAGCACGACGCGCCGATGACCTTCGAGGAGGTGGTCGCCGAGGTCGGGTTCGAGACCGCCGAACAGCTGCGGTCGCTGACCCTTGCCGTCTACGAGCGTGGCCGGGACCTGGCAGAGCGGGCCGGGATCCTGCTGGCTGACACGAAGGTGGAGCTCGGCCGGGATGACTCCGGTGCGCTGGTGTTGGGCGACGAAGTGCTCACTCCCGACTCCTCGCGGTTCTGGCCGGCCCAGACCTGGGCGCCCGGGGGCGCCCAGCCGTCGTACGACAAGCAGTACGTCCGGGACTGGCTGCTGCACGAGTCCGGCTGGGACCGGGCCGCCGGCGGCGTACCTCCCGCCTTGCCCGACGACGTGGTCGAGCGCACCCGCGCGAAGTACGTCGACGCCTACGAGCGCCTCACCGGCCGCCCATTCGCCTCCTAG
- the purB gene encoding adenylosuccinate lyase, translating to MIERYTLPEMGQVWSEAHKYQLWCRVEAIVLEAHAAAGTVPADVVAPVLAAPAPTPEAVAAVEAVTQHDVIAFLTAWADNTTPREAAAWVHHGMTSSDLLDTALAVQLTEATDLLVAKATALVESLRDHALTHRATVRVGRTHGVHAEPDVWGHRVADFAFAMARSRDRLVAARDAVGVVKISGAVGTYSNIDPAIEQHVASALGLRAADVATQVVMRDGISEWVSALAVIASVCEAIALEVRHGQRTEVRELNEPFGSGQKGSSAMPHKRNPIMCERICGLARVVRAQIVPVMEGIPLWHERDISHSSVERIALPDAAIGTDYLLHLTSRLVNGLVVDAERMQLNLDATGGLIYSSTVLLELVESGLSREDAYALTQAAAMETWSSGVPFRDTLRKHAADRGQTLDEARLDEVCRPERYLERLAAVFDRVAALT from the coding sequence ATGATCGAGCGCTACACCCTTCCCGAGATGGGGCAGGTGTGGAGTGAGGCGCACAAGTACCAGTTGTGGTGCCGCGTCGAGGCGATCGTGCTCGAGGCCCACGCCGCCGCCGGCACGGTGCCCGCCGACGTGGTCGCGCCGGTGCTGGCCGCGCCCGCGCCGACTCCCGAGGCGGTCGCCGCGGTCGAAGCCGTCACCCAGCACGACGTGATCGCCTTCCTGACCGCGTGGGCCGACAACACGACACCGCGGGAAGCGGCGGCGTGGGTGCACCACGGCATGACGTCCTCCGACCTGCTCGACACCGCCCTCGCCGTACAGCTCACCGAGGCCACCGACCTGCTGGTCGCCAAGGCGACGGCGCTGGTGGAGTCGCTGCGCGACCACGCGCTGACCCACCGCGCGACGGTGCGGGTGGGCCGGACCCACGGCGTACATGCCGAGCCGGACGTGTGGGGCCACCGAGTCGCGGACTTCGCATTCGCGATGGCGCGCTCGCGCGATCGGCTGGTCGCGGCGCGTGACGCGGTCGGTGTCGTCAAGATCTCCGGCGCCGTCGGCACGTACTCCAACATCGACCCGGCGATCGAGCAGCACGTCGCATCGGCGCTGGGTCTGCGCGCGGCGGACGTCGCGACCCAGGTCGTCATGCGGGACGGGATCAGCGAATGGGTGTCGGCGCTGGCCGTCATCGCCTCCGTGTGCGAGGCGATCGCGCTCGAGGTCAGGCACGGTCAGCGCACCGAGGTACGTGAGCTGAACGAGCCGTTCGGGTCGGGGCAGAAGGGTTCGAGTGCGATGCCGCACAAGCGCAACCCGATCATGTGTGAGCGGATCTGCGGCCTGGCGCGCGTCGTACGAGCCCAGATCGTGCCGGTCATGGAGGGCATCCCGCTCTGGCACGAGCGCGACATCTCGCACTCCTCCGTCGAGCGCATCGCGCTGCCGGACGCCGCGATCGGCACGGACTACCTGCTGCATCTGACGTCGCGGCTGGTGAACGGGCTGGTGGTCGACGCCGAGCGGATGCAGCTCAACCTCGACGCGACGGGAGGCCTGATCTACTCGAGCACGGTGCTCCTCGAGCTCGTCGAGTCCGGTCTGTCGCGCGAGGACGCGTACGCCCTCACGCAGGCAGCGGCGATGGAGACGTGGTCGTCCGGCGTACCGTTCCGCGACACGTTGCGCAAGCACGCGGCCGACCGCGGGCAGACGCTGGACGAGGCGCGGCTGGACGAGGTGTGCCGTCCGGAGCGTTACCTCGAACGGCTCGCGGCGGTCTTCGACCGGGTTGCCGCACTCACGTGA